The following proteins come from a genomic window of Polaribacter dokdonensis:
- the ccsA gene encoding cytochrome c biogenesis protein CcsA — MKNFLNFLYSTRLMAILFILFAVAMGVATFIENDYGTQTSKALVYNAWWFEVIMVLFVINFFGNIFRYRLYKKEKWATLMFHLAFLFVIIGAAVTRYVGYEGIMLIDEGETTNTFLSETTYVNAIVDNNQVQKNVHEPILLSAWGSNSWSYSSDFKGSDFSIELVDYIPWAEQKLVDDENGVEYLFLVESSSGNRHEHYIKSGTVSNIHNILVGYNAKGDNASINIFKRNDSLKIKTKFDGNYKIMATLTDGVVKKDSVQEFNLRSLYNVAELPFVVPELPKKGTMQTLSGPKDDKKLDVIVVDVTANEETKRVELTGGKFNVDNTQEFTLDGLNFRLWYGAKVLTAPFSVKLNDFQLEKYPGSESAASYASEVTVIDNEESFDYRIFMNHILDHKGYKFFQSSYDLSGEREQTHLSVNHDFWGTFITYLGYSLLYTGMICIFFAKHTRFDSLKKSLKKIRTKKTTMSLITALFVSSFAFAQEADHDHSDPNHVHEPVKTEVVTQKADPHKVNRITNQQIDSILQANKISLAHAEEFNKLVIQDAGGRMKPAHTFASELVRKVSQAETLHGMQPSQVLLSIIENSRLWYEVPSIYLEEENMKIREQLGLADTATYARLSDFFTNRGEYLIREQVAEAQKKNVQNKFEKDLIKIDRRVGLLYSAIGGGILKIYPIPDDENNKWISQPETLMEKGFKAADTIFVRKSLPLYVQLLQTAKKTNDYSKANQVLDGIKKFQKTYGAAVYPSEDKIELEIAYNKYNIFKKLVRYYGFMSLLLIGFVVAQIFSSKKWINYVVKVLIGLTIALFLLHTGGLISRWYISGNAPWSNAYESIIYVAWTTMLFGFYLGRKSALTIAATTFITSIILFTASMNWLDPEIANLQPVLNSWWLLVHVSIIVASYGPLTLGMILGIFSLFLILFTNKNNKQKMDLNIKEITIINEMAVTVGLVMLTIGNFLGGMWANESWGRYWGWDPKETWALISIMVYAFVLHMRLIPGLRGRYTFNLWTVIAYASIMMTYFGVNFYLSGLHSYASGDRVITPSSVYYSVGFVAILGTLSWFKYKKYYKK, encoded by the coding sequence ATGAAAAACTTTTTAAACTTCCTTTATTCTACTCGTTTAATGGCCATTTTATTCATCTTATTTGCAGTTGCAATGGGTGTTGCCACTTTTATTGAAAATGATTATGGTACACAAACTTCTAAAGCCTTAGTTTATAATGCTTGGTGGTTTGAAGTAATTATGGTTTTGTTTGTTATCAATTTCTTTGGTAATATTTTTAGATACAGATTGTATAAAAAAGAAAAATGGGCAACATTAATGTTTCACCTTGCTTTCTTATTTGTTATTATTGGTGCAGCAGTTACAAGATATGTTGGTTATGAAGGTATTATGTTGATTGATGAAGGTGAAACTACCAATACTTTTTTGTCAGAAACCACTTACGTTAACGCAATTGTTGATAACAATCAGGTTCAAAAAAATGTGCACGAACCTATTTTATTAAGCGCTTGGGGTTCTAATTCTTGGTCTTATTCAAGTGATTTTAAAGGATCTGATTTCTCAATAGAATTAGTAGACTACATTCCTTGGGCAGAGCAAAAGTTAGTAGATGATGAAAATGGAGTTGAATATTTATTTCTAGTAGAATCTTCTAGTGGAAACAGGCACGAACATTATATAAAATCTGGCACAGTATCTAACATTCATAATATTTTAGTAGGTTATAATGCTAAGGGTGATAATGCCTCTATCAATATTTTTAAAAGAAACGATTCTTTAAAAATAAAAACAAAGTTTGATGGTAATTACAAAATAATGGCCACTTTAACTGATGGAGTTGTTAAAAAAGATAGTGTTCAAGAGTTTAATTTGCGTTCACTATACAATGTTGCAGAGCTTCCATTTGTAGTGCCAGAATTACCTAAAAAAGGAACCATGCAAACGTTAAGTGGTCCTAAAGACGATAAGAAATTAGATGTTATTGTTGTGGATGTTACTGCCAATGAAGAAACAAAAAGAGTAGAATTAACAGGTGGAAAATTTAACGTAGACAATACTCAAGAATTTACTTTAGATGGTTTAAATTTTAGACTTTGGTATGGTGCTAAGGTATTAACTGCGCCATTTAGCGTAAAGTTAAACGACTTTCAATTAGAAAAATATCCAGGTTCAGAAAGTGCAGCTTCTTATGCTAGTGAAGTTACTGTAATTGACAATGAAGAATCTTTTGATTATCGAATCTTCATGAATCATATTTTAGATCATAAAGGATATAAATTTTTTCAATCTAGTTATGATTTATCAGGAGAAAGAGAGCAAACGCACTTGTCTGTAAATCATGATTTTTGGGGAACTTTCATTACCTACTTAGGTTATTCTCTTTTATACACAGGTATGATTTGTATCTTCTTTGCAAAACATACTCGATTTGATTCACTAAAAAAATCATTAAAGAAAATAAGGACTAAAAAAACAACAATGTCTCTAATTACTGCATTGTTTGTTTCTTCATTTGCTTTTGCACAAGAAGCAGATCATGATCATTCAGACCCAAATCATGTTCATGAGCCTGTAAAAACAGAAGTAGTAACTCAAAAAGCAGATCCTCATAAAGTAAATAGAATCACTAATCAACAGATAGATTCTATTTTACAAGCAAATAAAATTTCTTTGGCACATGCTGAAGAGTTTAATAAACTGGTAATTCAAGATGCAGGAGGTAGAATGAAACCTGCCCATACTTTCGCTTCTGAATTGGTGCGTAAAGTAAGCCAAGCAGAAACTTTACATGGCATGCAACCTAGCCAAGTATTGTTATCTATTATTGAAAATTCTAGACTTTGGTATGAAGTACCTTCTATTTATTTAGAAGAAGAAAACATGAAAATTCGTGAGCAGTTAGGCCTTGCAGATACTGCAACCTATGCACGTTTATCTGATTTTTTTACAAATAGAGGAGAATATTTAATTCGTGAGCAAGTTGCTGAAGCACAGAAAAAAAATGTGCAAAATAAATTCGAAAAAGATTTAATTAAAATTGATAGAAGAGTTGGTTTACTATACTCAGCTATTGGTGGAGGAATTTTAAAAATTTACCCTATTCCAGATGATGAAAACAACAAATGGATTTCACAGCCAGAAACATTAATGGAAAAAGGTTTTAAAGCTGCTGACACTATTTTTGTGCGTAAATCATTGCCTTTATATGTTCAATTGCTTCAAACAGCTAAAAAAACGAATGATTACTCTAAAGCGAATCAAGTTTTAGACGGAATTAAGAAATTCCAAAAAACTTATGGAGCAGCAGTTTATCCTTCAGAAGATAAAATAGAACTAGAAATTGCCTATAACAAATACAACATCTTTAAAAAGTTAGTTCGCTATTATGGTTTTATGAGTCTATTGTTAATTGGGTTTGTAGTAGCACAAATTTTTAGCTCTAAAAAATGGATTAACTATGTTGTAAAGGTTTTAATAGGTCTTACAATTGCTTTATTCTTATTACATACAGGTGGTTTAATTTCTAGATGGTATATCAGTGGAAATGCACCTTGGAGTAACGCTTACGAATCTATAATTTATGTAGCTTGGACAACGATGCTCTTTGGTTTTTACTTAGGTAGAAAATCGGCATTAACAATTGCAGCAACTACATTTATAACTTCAATTATACTATTTACTGCAAGTATGAACTGGTTAGATCCAGAAATTGCCAACCTACAACCTGTTTTAAATTCATGGTGGTTATTAGTACATGTATCTATTATTGTTGCAAGTTATGGACCATTAACCTTGGGTATGATTTTAGGTATCTTTTCTTTGTTTTTAATTTTGTTTACGAACAAAAACAACAAGCAAAAAATGGATCTTAATATCAAAGAAATTACCATAATTAATGAAATGGCTGTAACAGTTGGTTTAGTAATGCTAACTATTGGTAACTTTTTAGGTGGTATGTGGGCCAATGAAAGTTGGGGTCGTTATTGGGGTTGGGACCCTAAAGAAACTTGGGCCTTGATTTCTATTATGGTGTATGCATTTGTGCTACATATGCGTTTAATTCCTGGTTTACGAGGTAGATATACCTTTAATCTTTGGACGGTTATTGCATATGCTTCTATAATGATGACTTACTTTGGTGTTAACTTCTATTTATCTGGTTTACACTCATATGCAAGTGGAGATCGTGTAATAACACCTAGCTCTGTTTATTATTCTGTAGGTTTTGTAGCTATTTTAGGAACACTTTCTTGGTTTAAGTATAAGAAATACTATAAGAAGTAA
- a CDS encoding cytidine deaminase, translated as MKNIEIKSSATLYNDISELNEEDKYLMDKAIEARGKAYAPYSKFSVGAALLLDNGVVVLGNNQENAAYPSGMCAERVAIWRAGSEYPDMKVLKLAISASSSISKVDKPVGPCGACRQSLSEYEIKQKQPFPILFMGEVGEIIKTDSLNALLPFSFDSSYL; from the coding sequence AACTTTATATAATGATATTTCTGAGTTAAATGAAGAGGATAAATATTTAATGGATAAAGCCATAGAAGCTAGAGGAAAAGCTTATGCACCTTATTCTAAATTTAGTGTTGGTGCAGCATTATTGTTAGATAATGGAGTTGTTGTTTTGGGAAATAATCAAGAAAACGCAGCTTATCCTTCAGGCATGTGTGCAGAAAGGGTTGCTATTTGGAGAGCTGGTTCAGAATATCCAGATATGAAAGTGCTAAAACTGGCAATTTCAGCAAGCTCATCTATTTCTAAAGTAGACAAACCTGTGGGTCCTTGTGGAGCATGTAGACAGTCTTTATCTGAATACGAAATAAAACAGAAACAACCTTTTCCGATTTTATTTATGGGTGAAGTTGGTGAGATTATTAAAACTGACTCTTTAAACGCTTTGCTTCCTTTCTCATTTGACAGTTCTTACTTATAA
- a CDS encoding group III truncated hemoglobin, with the protein MKPDIASRKDIHFIISSFYDKLLSDESMFPFFEEITNNNELSAHLESIADFWNDVLFDTVTYKKNVMQKHLTVHRNMKFKKSHFDVWISYFFDVIDANFSGEKSIVMKNRASSIATVMQLKMNIYK; encoded by the coding sequence ATGAAACCAGACATCGCCTCAAGAAAAGACATTCACTTTATCATATCCTCTTTTTACGATAAGTTATTAAGTGATGAAAGTATGTTTCCGTTTTTTGAAGAAATCACTAACAATAATGAGTTAAGTGCGCACCTAGAATCGATTGCAGATTTTTGGAATGATGTTCTTTTTGATACTGTTACTTATAAGAAAAATGTGATGCAAAAACATCTTACAGTGCATCGTAATATGAAGTTCAAAAAGTCTCATTTTGATGTTTGGATATCGTATTTTTTTGATGTGATTGATGCAAATTTTAGTGGTGAGAAATCGATTGTAATGAAGAATAGAGCAAGCTCAATTGCAACAGTAATGCAACTTAAGATGAATATCTATAAATAA
- the guaA gene encoding glutamine-hydrolyzing GMP synthase, giving the protein MQQHNVLILDFGSQYTQLIARRVRELNIYCEIHPYNHLPDNVENFKAVILSGSPNSVRGELVLHPDLSAIRGKKPMLAVCYGAQYLAHFSGGKVAESNTREYGRANLSYIKSEEAFFRNILEGSQVWMSHSDTIKELPTNAVLLASTADVENAAYKIEGETTYGIQFHPEVYHSTDGKQLLANFLVDIAGVEQNWTPDSFVDSTVATIKEKVGNDKVVLGLSGGVDSSVAAVLLHKAIGENLYCIFVNNGLLRKNEFESVLKQYEGMGLNVKGVDASERFLTKLAGLSDPEAKRKAIGNTFIDVFDDEAHQIKDVKWLAQGTIYPDVIESVSVNGGPSATIKSHHNVGGLPDFMKLKIVEPLRMIFKDEVRRVGASMGIDQQLLGRHPFPGPGLAIRILGDVTAEKVRILQEVDAIFINGLREDGLYDKVWQAGAMLLPVNSVGVMGDERTYEKVVALRAVESTDGMTADWVDLPYKFLQKTSNKIINQVKGVNRVVYDISSKPPATIEWE; this is encoded by the coding sequence ATGCAACAACACAACGTACTTATTTTAGATTTCGGTTCGCAATACACTCAATTAATTGCGAGAAGAGTTAGAGAATTAAACATTTATTGTGAAATTCATCCTTACAACCATTTACCAGACAATGTAGAAAATTTTAAAGCTGTAATTTTATCAGGTAGCCCTAATTCAGTTAGAGGAGAATTGGTATTGCATCCAGATTTATCTGCAATTAGAGGTAAAAAACCAATGTTGGCAGTTTGTTATGGTGCACAATATTTAGCGCATTTTTCAGGAGGAAAAGTTGCAGAATCGAATACAAGAGAATATGGTAGAGCAAATTTATCATACATAAAAAGTGAGGAAGCTTTTTTTAGAAATATATTAGAAGGTAGCCAAGTTTGGATGAGTCATTCAGACACCATCAAAGAATTACCTACTAATGCAGTTTTATTAGCTAGTACTGCTGATGTAGAAAATGCAGCTTATAAAATTGAAGGAGAAACTACTTACGGAATTCAGTTTCACCCAGAAGTGTATCATTCTACAGATGGTAAACAATTATTAGCAAACTTTTTAGTTGATATAGCAGGTGTTGAACAAAATTGGACTCCAGATTCTTTTGTAGATAGTACAGTAGCTACAATTAAAGAAAAAGTTGGCAATGACAAAGTGGTTTTGGGGCTTTCAGGAGGTGTAGATTCATCTGTAGCAGCTGTTTTATTACATAAGGCTATAGGCGAAAACCTGTACTGTATTTTTGTAAATAATGGGTTGTTAAGAAAAAATGAGTTCGAAAGTGTACTAAAACAATACGAAGGTATGGGTTTAAACGTTAAAGGTGTAGATGCCTCTGAACGTTTTTTAACCAAATTAGCTGGTTTAAGTGATCCTGAAGCAAAAAGAAAAGCTATAGGAAATACGTTTATTGATGTTTTTGATGATGAAGCTCATCAAATTAAAGACGTTAAATGGTTGGCACAAGGAACAATTTATCCAGATGTTATTGAGTCTGTATCTGTAAATGGAGGACCTTCAGCTACTATTAAAAGTCATCATAATGTAGGTGGTTTGCCAGATTTTATGAAACTTAAAATTGTGGAACCTTTAAGAATGATTTTTAAAGATGAAGTAAGAAGAGTAGGTGCATCTATGGGAATTGATCAACAGTTGTTAGGAAGACATCCTTTTCCAGGACCAGGTTTAGCGATTCGAATATTAGGAGATGTAACTGCAGAAAAAGTTCGTATTTTGCAAGAAGTAGATGCTATCTTTATTAATGGTTTAAGAGAAGATGGTTTGTATGATAAAGTGTGGCAAGCAGGTGCAATGTTGCTGCCTGTAAACTCTGTAGGAGTTATGGGCGATGAAAGAACCTATGAAAAAGTAGTAGCTTTAAGAGCAGTAGAAAGTACAGATGGAATGACTGCAGATTGGGTAGATTTACCTTATAAATTTTTGCAGAAAACATCAAACAAAATAATCAATCAAGTAAAAGGTGTAAATAGAGTAGTTTATGATATTAGCTCTAAACCACCTGCAACTATAGAATGGGAATAA
- a CDS encoding LysM peptidoglycan-binding domain-containing protein, which yields MKHLKFFIFLCILTFTVSCGQQKKYIQYKVKSGDTMSKIAQKLNMQTKDLIRLNPDVVNEPKPNTFIVVPEQKLNSFKNKVDVNEESINEVSLDPNITLDSLNVENDLTDDLKKMFVIYEVQKGDTFYSLTNLYNVSKDQLLILNPELKEGLKEGMSLKIKRISKVVDSDEYLYLDFIKPRQEIKAALLLPFRADKFEPDSIGLKETFASNSTLVNIVTDFYLGAEIAVDSLRSRGIDIELNVYDTGNRRSSKFNSIITQENLNKNDVIIGPLYSEEVQTLSSNVRTPIVYPVYSADQANFFASNIIKTSPDKEVFRNELASYIKENLIVGNVIIVSDEKASSILTANIMKSSIESGAFIENVNVLSPIEGFIEKSRFLELLQPNTNNWVVIATDKNIVVSDVINSLISLPEETTAKVFTFDKGRVYDKVDNRKLAKLGFTYVSDDFDDTNSLASRVFNKQFLRKNNTLPSYYATKGFDITFDILMRLASGKKLKKTFDEGVSQRVDTRFDYRDSSTENRGLFIVQYNPDLTLTRLK from the coding sequence ATGAAGCATTTAAAATTTTTTATTTTCTTATGTATTTTAACGTTTACAGTTTCTTGTGGACAGCAAAAAAAATACATACAATACAAGGTTAAAAGTGGTGATACTATGAGCAAAATTGCTCAGAAGTTAAACATGCAAACTAAAGATTTAATCCGTTTAAATCCTGATGTTGTAAACGAACCAAAACCAAATACTTTTATTGTTGTTCCAGAGCAAAAGCTAAATAGTTTTAAGAATAAGGTAGATGTGAATGAAGAAAGTATCAATGAAGTTTCTTTAGATCCAAACATTACCTTAGATAGTTTAAATGTTGAAAATGATTTGACAGATGATTTGAAAAAAATGTTTGTCATTTACGAAGTGCAAAAAGGAGATACTTTTTATAGTTTAACCAATTTATATAATGTTAGTAAAGATCAATTATTAATTTTAAATCCGGAATTAAAAGAAGGCTTAAAAGAAGGAATGAGTTTAAAAATTAAACGAATTTCTAAAGTTGTAGATTCAGATGAGTATTTGTATTTAGATTTTATTAAACCAAGGCAAGAAATTAAAGCAGCATTACTACTCCCTTTTAGAGCAGATAAATTCGAGCCAGATTCTATTGGATTAAAAGAAACATTTGCAAGTAATTCAACATTAGTAAATATTGTTACCGATTTTTATTTAGGTGCAGAGATTGCTGTAGATTCTTTAAGAAGTAGAGGTATAGATATTGAGTTAAACGTCTATGATACAGGTAATAGAAGAAGTAGTAAATTTAATAGTATTATAACTCAAGAGAACTTAAATAAGAACGATGTAATTATTGGGCCTTTGTATTCAGAAGAGGTTCAAACATTATCATCTAATGTTAGAACGCCAATAGTGTATCCTGTATACTCTGCAGATCAAGCCAATTTTTTTGCATCTAATATCATTAAAACATCACCAGACAAAGAAGTATTTAGAAATGAGTTAGCAAGTTACATTAAAGAAAATTTAATTGTAGGTAATGTTATTATTGTTAGTGATGAAAAAGCATCATCAATTCTAACAGCAAATATTATGAAATCTTCTATAGAATCTGGAGCATTTATAGAGAATGTGAATGTATTATCACCTATAGAAGGGTTTATAGAAAAATCTCGTTTTTTAGAATTATTACAGCCAAATACAAACAATTGGGTAGTAATTGCTACAGATAAAAATATTGTGGTTTCAGATGTTATTAATAGCTTAATTAGCTTGCCAGAAGAAACTACTGCAAAGGTTTTTACTTTTGATAAAGGTAGAGTTTACGATAAAGTAGATAATAGAAAATTAGCAAAATTAGGCTTTACTTATGTAAGCGATGATTTTGATGATACCAATTCTTTAGCTTCAAGAGTATTTAATAAACAGTTTTTAAGAAAAAACAACACTTTACCTTCTTATTACGCAACTAAAGGTTTTGATATTACTTTTGATATTTTAATGAGATTGGCTTCTGGTAAAAAATTAAAGAAGACTTTTGATGAAGGAGTTTCTCAAAGAGTAGATACGAGATTTGATTATAGAGATAGTAGTACAGAGAATAGAGGTTTGTTTATTGTGCAATACAATCCTGATTTGACCTTAACAAGACTTAAATAA
- a CDS encoding 3-oxoacyl-ACP synthase III family protein codes for MISSKITGTGTFIPSLKKENNDFLDFDFLNNDGSKFETSNDVIIEKFKGITGIEERRYAQQKYNTSDLAFFAAEKAIHDANVNPEELDYIIFAHNFGDVKEGAIQGDMLPSLATRVKSKLQIANPNCVAYDVLFGCPGWIEGVIQAQAFIKAGIANKCLVVGAETLSRVVDKHDRDSMIYSDGAGACIVEKTENQDSGILSHASQTFAKDEANYLFFGGSYNQHEDKDVRYIKMFGRKIYEFAITHVPKAMKIALDKSGLEIDDVKKVFIHQANEKMDEAIIKRFYRLFKKPIPEGVMPMSIHKLGNSSVATVPTLLDLVLKGQIENQEVNKGDVVILASVGAGMNINAIVYKF; via the coding sequence ATGATTTCATCAAAGATTACTGGAACAGGAACTTTTATTCCCTCATTAAAAAAAGAAAACAACGATTTCTTGGATTTTGATTTTTTGAATAATGATGGTTCAAAATTTGAAACGAGTAACGATGTTATTATTGAAAAATTTAAGGGCATTACTGGAATTGAAGAAAGAAGGTATGCACAACAAAAATACAATACTTCAGATTTGGCATTTTTTGCTGCAGAAAAAGCAATTCATGATGCCAATGTAAATCCAGAAGAATTAGATTACATCATTTTTGCGCATAATTTTGGGGATGTAAAAGAAGGTGCTATACAAGGTGATATGTTACCAAGCTTAGCTACTAGAGTTAAGTCAAAATTACAGATTGCAAATCCTAATTGTGTAGCTTATGATGTTTTGTTTGGTTGTCCTGGTTGGATAGAAGGAGTAATTCAGGCTCAAGCTTTTATAAAAGCAGGTATTGCTAATAAATGTTTGGTTGTAGGTGCAGAAACATTGTCTAGAGTTGTAGACAAACACGATAGAGATTCTATGATTTATAGTGATGGAGCAGGTGCATGTATTGTAGAAAAAACGGAAAATCAAGATTCTGGTATTCTTAGCCATGCTTCACAAACTTTTGCAAAAGATGAAGCCAACTATTTATTTTTTGGAGGTTCTTATAATCAACATGAAGATAAAGATGTACGTTATATAAAAATGTTTGGTCGTAAAATTTATGAATTTGCCATAACACATGTACCAAAGGCGATGAAAATTGCTTTAGATAAAAGTGGTTTAGAAATAGATGATGTTAAAAAAGTATTCATTCATCAAGCCAATGAAAAAATGGATGAAGCCATTATAAAGCGTTTTTATAGATTGTTTAAAAAGCCAATTCCAGAAGGAGTAATGCCTATGAGTATTCATAAATTAGGAAATAGTTCTGTGGCTACTGTGCCTACGTTATTAGATTTAGTTTTAAAAGGGCAAATAGAAAATCAGGAAGTAAATAAAGGCGATGTTGTTATCTTGGCATCTGTAGGAGCAGGAATGAATATCAATGCAATTGTCTACAAATTCTAA